In one window of Candidatus Zixiibacteriota bacterium DNA:
- a CDS encoding SH3 domain-containing protein: MKGRTMITLLLAIALSRLFFPETVAADEALYVTTANVRVRKGPGTHHPIVATIPKDVRVHVVGRERDWLKVESRHGNRPGYIHSRYARPIALAPAKSARSESRVAGLYRTVVDVDLREGPGAQHRIIYKIPAGTRINVVRAEGGWLRVESKRGNRPGYLEKGSVERVGP, from the coding sequence ATGAAAGGCCGCACCATGATCACGTTGTTGCTCGCAATTGCGCTCTCCCGGCTTTTTTTCCCGGAGACCGTTGCAGCGGATGAGGCCCTTTACGTCACGACGGCCAACGTGCGTGTGCGCAAGGGGCCGGGTACCCACCACCCGATCGTCGCGACGATCCCGAAGGATGTTCGAGTCCACGTGGTCGGCCGGGAAAGGGACTGGCTCAAGGTCGAATCGCGCCACGGCAACAGGCCCGGTTACATCCACTCCCGGTATGCGCGCCCGATCGCTCTTGCCCCGGCGAAGTCGGCGCGAAGCGAATCGCGGGTCGCCGGCCTGTACCGAACCGTCGTCGACGTCGACCTGCGCGAAGGACCGGGGGCTCAGCACAGGATCATCTACAAGATCCCCGCCGGCACGAGAATCAACGTGGTGCGCGCCGAAGGCGGATGGTTGCGAGTCGAATCGAAGCGCGGCAACCGCCCCGGCTATCTCGAAAAGGGATCCGTCGAACGGGTCGGTCCGTGA
- a CDS encoding OmpA family protein, giving the protein MERTIILDDVLFDFDKSNIKPEAAKILDRLVAFMKENKDKRVSLSGHTDSIGTEAYNQKLSERRVNSVRDYLVKHGIERDRITGQGFGESKPIADNRTKEGRAKNRRVEIKVN; this is encoded by the coding sequence GTGGAGCGGACCATCATCCTGGACGACGTGTTGTTCGACTTCGACAAGAGCAACATCAAGCCTGAGGCCGCGAAGATTCTCGACCGGCTGGTTGCTTTCATGAAGGAAAACAAGGACAAGCGCGTGTCGCTTTCCGGCCACACCGACAGCATCGGGACCGAGGCTTACAACCAGAAGCTCTCGGAGCGGCGCGTGAACTCGGTGCGCGACTACCTCGTGAAGCACGGGATCGAGCGGGATCGCATTACCGGCCAGGGATTCGGCGAGAGCAAGCCGATCGCCGACAACCGGACCAAAGAGGGTCGGGCGAAGAACCGCCGGGTGGAGATAAAAGTCAACTAG
- a CDS encoding DUF3536 domain-containing protein has protein sequence PLERQWLERLAEARSNLPDLDGRGVYDRHVRPARVDWWRLGAHYAVTSLFESYPERVRIYCFTAEREDYRVTEAGRARLAVGRVRLTSEVSLESAALSFGVLHFGDHNVTGGAHPFTDPERYEAFGREVVEPFRRADFAEVVRLMDYHFGDSRYSIRSLFRDEQRKILDTILATALEEAEALYRQIYEPRAATMRFLAGLGIPPPKMFYAAAELVLNGRLRRALERDPIDTERVAALLENARVENVSLDTATLEFACRRTLERLADRFAADPSAAALDELDRSTALLDLLPFRVDLWKIQNAYYRVLETVYPERRRAADAGDPAARAWAERFVALGGKLAVNVS, from the coding sequence AGCCGCTCGAGCGCCAATGGCTCGAGCGGCTGGCCGAAGCGCGGAGCAACCTGCCCGACCTCGACGGGCGCGGCGTCTACGACCGCCACGTGCGCCCGGCGCGGGTGGACTGGTGGCGTCTCGGCGCGCACTACGCGGTGACCTCGCTCTTCGAAAGCTACCCCGAACGCGTTCGCATCTACTGTTTCACGGCGGAGCGCGAAGATTACCGCGTGACCGAGGCGGGACGCGCCCGGCTCGCCGTGGGGCGCGTGAGGCTCACGTCGGAGGTGTCCCTGGAATCGGCCGCGCTGAGCTTCGGCGTGCTCCATTTCGGCGACCACAATGTGACCGGCGGAGCCCATCCGTTCACGGATCCGGAGCGTTACGAAGCCTTCGGGCGCGAAGTCGTCGAGCCGTTTCGGCGCGCGGACTTCGCCGAGGTCGTGCGGCTGATGGATTATCACTTCGGCGACTCCCGCTATTCGATCCGGTCGCTCTTCCGCGACGAGCAGCGAAAGATCCTCGACACGATTCTGGCGACGGCCCTCGAGGAAGCCGAGGCGCTGTACCGCCAGATTTACGAGCCCCGCGCCGCCACCATGCGTTTCCTGGCGGGGCTCGGCATTCCGCCCCCGAAGATGTTCTATGCGGCCGCCGAGCTTGTGCTCAATGGCCGCTTACGCCGCGCCCTGGAGCGGGATCCGATCGACACGGAGCGGGTGGCCGCGCTCCTGGAGAACGCCCGCGTCGAGAACGTCAGCCTCGACACGGCGACCCTGGAGTTCGCCTGCCGCCGGACCCTCGAGCGGCTGGCCGACCGTTTCGCCGCCGATCCTTCGGCCGCCGCGCTCGACGAGCTGGACCGGTCGACGGCTCTCCTCGATCTGCTGCCGTTTCGCGTGGATCTCTGGAAAATTCAAAACGCCTACTACCGGGTGCTGGAGACCGTTTACCCGGAGCGGCGGCGCGCCGCCGATGCCGGCGACCCGGCGGCACGCGCCTGGGCCGAGCGCTTTGTGGCGCTCGGGGGGAAGCTCGCGGTGAACGTGAGCTAG
- a CDS encoding fused MFS/spermidine synthase: protein MTGFSVRGRQNWLFVVGLFCFFFSGAAGLIYQVVWTRMLTQIFGNTTYAIATVLSAFMAGLAIGSYVFGQIADRGKNDFLLYGILEAGVGIYGFAVPYLFGLAQKAYGPIFGLNESYPFLFNLVLFFLSFVLLVFPTLLMGATLPVLSRFYVRSFADFGRRVGDLYATNTLGAVIGCAAGGFLLIPTMGMRATVYTAAGVNLAIALLILAVDRIRDKDPGEAVAAASAAEEPAGSEAGHSWLRWAVLVAFGLSGFASLVYENAWTRALTLVIGSSIYSFTTMLVTFLIGLALGGFIYARSMGEREARLSGFGLLEVWVGLAALATIPMFERLPLIFVRLLEGFGDTFTVFLYLQIFLSSLVMFVPTLLLGMTFPMVARLFTQSLYRVGSGVGSSYAANTVGAVAGAFAGGFILIPNIGVQNTILFAVMMNLLIGCALVFIDPRMGKPTRLAFGGSVLALAVLVPERLPRWDRHILTSGVTIYHDRYESLPTNSLRLEEMRRDEILYYREGLTTTVSVHRIPGSDYIYFKSNGKIDGSYGDALSQLMTSYIPMMLHPDAEVALTIGLGSGMSAKALATFPTLKEIEVIEIEPAMIEASRFFDRVSVPFERLPEGVSLPSNGSNSRIWYDAAGKRLYYKGVMKEEERSRLMKLSEDRDFRGAIDRLFRSARQSRHDGVLEDKRVRVIPTDGRNYILATPKYYDVITAEPSNPWIAGIANLYTREFYEVIKSKIKDDGIFGQWFHNYSMSPDDFRMVFRTFSEVFPHVSLWSMKESDFLLIGSKREQVFDYRKLKEIYERNEKLRSDLEYLGLSDIYAVQGFYRLNRDGFVAFAKGADINTDDGAELEFSAPKNLRRATTELNRRLMAPFVIDAPWLKSRPLPVPEAMHHFYMAQAFTASSNHARALTEIGQAIQRDPKNPKFYLLQMKILLEQDKSAEAAKAALAALERDPGTIPEVLAMSDEFYLPEAKTVYSRIIQMGTREILPYLGLGNIALHSGELAEAEKWFTRARAIDAEHPAVLLAWGRLVAARAARLEDAARMKAMLQEARELLERSKAKGEESPTLHSELGEVYFRLQMWDRAAESYAEALRMRRRRNDWRINLGRAYAQLGKIDQAEQKYREVLAFSPDDTEAWKGLHELGRRY from the coding sequence ATGACCGGTTTTTCGGTGCGTGGCCGGCAGAACTGGCTTTTCGTGGTCGGGCTCTTTTGCTTCTTTTTCTCGGGCGCGGCCGGGCTCATCTATCAGGTGGTATGGACCCGGATGTTGACCCAGATTTTCGGCAACACCACCTACGCGATCGCCACCGTGCTCTCGGCGTTCATGGCGGGGCTGGCGATCGGAAGCTACGTCTTCGGGCAGATCGCGGATCGCGGGAAGAACGATTTCCTCCTCTACGGCATCCTCGAAGCCGGGGTCGGCATCTATGGTTTCGCCGTCCCATACCTCTTCGGGCTCGCTCAAAAAGCGTACGGACCGATTTTCGGTTTGAACGAGTCCTATCCCTTCCTCTTCAATCTGGTGCTTTTTTTCCTCTCGTTCGTGCTCCTGGTCTTCCCCACGTTGCTCATGGGAGCGACGCTCCCGGTGCTCAGCCGTTTCTATGTCCGCAGCTTCGCGGACTTCGGCCGCCGGGTCGGCGATCTCTACGCGACCAACACGCTCGGCGCCGTGATCGGCTGCGCGGCGGGCGGCTTCCTGTTGATTCCGACGATGGGCATGCGCGCCACCGTTTATACGGCGGCGGGAGTGAACCTGGCGATCGCGCTGCTGATCCTCGCCGTCGATCGGATACGCGACAAGGACCCCGGCGAGGCCGTCGCAGCCGCGTCGGCGGCGGAGGAGCCTGCGGGGAGCGAGGCGGGCCATTCCTGGTTGCGGTGGGCGGTGCTGGTTGCTTTCGGGCTCTCGGGGTTCGCATCGCTGGTGTACGAGAACGCCTGGACGCGCGCGCTGACGCTCGTGATCGGCAGCTCGATCTATTCCTTCACGACCATGCTGGTCACCTTTCTGATCGGTCTCGCCCTCGGCGGCTTCATCTATGCCCGCTCGATGGGCGAGCGCGAAGCGCGCTTGAGCGGCTTTGGGCTGCTGGAGGTCTGGGTCGGCCTGGCGGCGCTGGCGACGATCCCGATGTTCGAGCGGTTGCCGCTGATCTTCGTCCGCCTGCTGGAGGGATTCGGGGACACCTTCACGGTCTTCCTGTATCTCCAGATCTTTCTCTCCTCGCTGGTGATGTTCGTTCCCACGCTGCTGCTGGGGATGACCTTCCCGATGGTCGCGCGCCTGTTCACGCAGAGCCTCTACCGGGTCGGGAGCGGCGTGGGCAGCTCCTACGCGGCCAACACGGTCGGGGCGGTGGCGGGCGCGTTCGCGGGCGGCTTCATTCTGATCCCGAACATCGGGGTGCAGAACACCATTCTGTTCGCGGTCATGATGAATCTGCTCATCGGCTGCGCGCTGGTGTTCATCGATCCCCGGATGGGCAAGCCGACGAGGCTGGCGTTCGGCGGGTCGGTTCTCGCGCTCGCGGTTCTGGTGCCGGAGCGCCTGCCGCGCTGGGACCGCCATATTCTCACCAGCGGAGTGACCATCTACCACGATCGCTACGAGAGCCTGCCGACGAACTCGCTCAGGCTGGAGGAGATGAGGCGCGACGAGATCCTTTACTACCGCGAAGGGTTGACCACGACGGTCAGCGTGCACCGTATCCCGGGGAGCGATTACATTTACTTCAAGTCCAACGGCAAGATCGACGGATCGTACGGCGACGCCCTGAGCCAGCTGATGACCAGCTACATTCCGATGATGCTCCATCCCGACGCCGAGGTGGCGCTCACCATCGGCCTGGGAAGCGGCATGTCGGCGAAAGCCCTGGCGACCTTCCCGACGCTCAAGGAAATCGAGGTCATCGAGATCGAGCCGGCGATGATCGAAGCAAGCAGGTTCTTCGACAGGGTGTCGGTGCCGTTCGAGCGGCTGCCGGAGGGCGTGAGCCTTCCGTCGAACGGCAGCAACAGCCGGATCTGGTACGACGCGGCCGGGAAGCGTCTGTACTACAAGGGTGTGATGAAGGAGGAGGAGCGCTCCCGGCTGATGAAGCTCTCCGAGGATCGGGACTTCCGTGGCGCCATCGATCGGCTGTTCCGCAGCGCGCGTCAGTCCCGCCACGACGGGGTGCTGGAGGACAAGCGGGTGCGGGTGATTCCCACCGACGGCCGCAACTACATCCTGGCGACGCCGAAGTACTACGACGTGATCACCGCCGAGCCCTCCAATCCCTGGATCGCCGGCATCGCCAACCTCTACACGCGGGAGTTTTACGAGGTCATCAAGTCCAAGATCAAGGACGACGGCATCTTCGGCCAGTGGTTCCACAACTATTCGATGTCCCCCGATGACTTCCGCATGGTGTTTCGCACGTTCTCGGAGGTCTTCCCCCACGTCTCGCTGTGGAGCATGAAAGAAAGCGACTTTCTGCTGATCGGCAGCAAGCGCGAGCAGGTGTTCGACTACCGGAAGCTGAAAGAGATTTACGAGCGCAACGAGAAGCTGCGCTCCGATCTCGAGTATCTGGGGCTGTCGGACATCTACGCCGTCCAGGGCTTCTACCGGTTGAACCGAGACGGCTTCGTCGCTTTCGCCAAAGGGGCGGACATCAACACCGACGACGGCGCCGAGCTCGAGTTCTCGGCGCCGAAGAACCTGCGCCGAGCCACCACCGAGCTCAACCGGCGCCTGATGGCGCCGTTCGTCATCGACGCTCCGTGGCTCAAGTCGCGGCCGCTGCCCGTTCCCGAGGCGATGCATCATTTCTACATGGCGCAGGCCTTCACCGCGAGCTCCAACCACGCCCGCGCGCTGACGGAGATCGGGCAGGCGATCCAGCGCGACCCCAAGAATCCGAAGTTTTACCTCCTGCAGATGAAGATCCTGCTCGAGCAGGACAAGAGCGCGGAGGCCGCCAAGGCGGCTCTGGCCGCGCTCGAGCGCGATCCGGGCACGATCCCCGAGGTTCTGGCGATGAGCGACGAGTTCTATTTGCCCGAGGCCAAGACGGTCTACTCGAGAATCATCCAGATGGGCACCCGGGAAATCCTGCCGTACCTGGGGCTGGGCAACATCGCGCTCCACTCGGGGGAGCTGGCGGAGGCGGAAAAGTGGTTCACGCGGGCGCGCGCCATCGACGCCGAGCATCCGGCGGTGCTGCTGGCGTGGGGACGACTGGTCGCCGCCCGGGCGGCGCGTCTGGAGGACGCGGCGCGGATGAAGGCGATGCTCCAGGAGGCCCGGGAGCTGCTCGAACGCTCGAAGGCCAAAGGGGAGGAGTCGCCGACGCTTCACTCGGAGCTGGGCGAGGTCTACTTCAGGCTGCAGATGTGGGACAGGGCGGCGGAGTCCTACGCGGAGGCGCTACGGATGCGGCGCCGGCGTAACGATTGGCGCATCAACCTGGGCCGCGCCTACGCCCAGCTCGGGAAAATCGACCAGGCGGAACAAAAGTACCGCGAGGTGCTCGCTTTCAGCCCCGACGACACCGAGGCCTGGAAGGGGCTCCACGAGCTGGGCAGGAGATACTGA
- a CDS encoding UbiD family decarboxylase yields MAKAARVERAAPEEIRDLRSAIEWLKKEGDLIVTDKEVDPNLEITGIQKQLDGGCPILFNNVKGKPYHRCITNLFGDMNVINKMFGWKDHTDRTRKLAYALTHPIPPVVVDSKDAPVHEEIYEKPAEVNEFVVPIRHTDIEPELTVGSGNRLVSGEYFNGGTDLGYNRMNFRWGNVGTFQISPGSHMWQVVSKYYKDNKLVPITMNFGVPPAATLLAGAGFDYVILPQGCDEVGIAGAVQGSPLRLVKARTVDAYALADAEVVLEGYVNPRDRRFETAEAEKAGIQGRFHFHPEWAGYMGKAYKAPTFHVTAVTTRRRDSKPIIFPLGVHTLDDHNIDTTVREAAIFELCERMQPGIIMDVNIPYCMTDWGGAIIQVRKRNRIEEGWQRNFMAAILATSQGSRLVIAVSEDTDPYDMDDIMWCLTTRVNPKTDIINPLPGGRGQTFMPAERMTAGEKEWTASNTSFEGGMGIDATVPFGYENDFMRPVYPVTRVDLKKFFSEKDIQNAKSRMRGWVHSLARTGR; encoded by the coding sequence ATGGCTAAAGCGGCTAGGGTGGAGCGCGCGGCTCCCGAAGAGATCAGGGATCTACGCAGTGCCATCGAGTGGTTGAAAAAGGAGGGAGACCTCATCGTCACCGACAAGGAGGTCGATCCCAACCTCGAAATCACGGGGATCCAAAAACAGCTCGACGGGGGCTGCCCGATCCTGTTCAACAATGTCAAGGGCAAGCCCTACCACCGCTGCATCACCAACCTGTTCGGCGACATGAACGTCATCAACAAGATGTTCGGCTGGAAGGACCACACGGACCGCACGCGCAAGCTGGCCTACGCGCTGACCCATCCGATCCCGCCGGTCGTGGTCGACTCGAAGGACGCGCCGGTGCACGAGGAAATCTACGAAAAGCCGGCCGAGGTCAACGAGTTCGTCGTCCCGATCCGCCACACCGACATCGAGCCCGAGCTGACCGTCGGTTCGGGCAACCGGCTGGTCAGCGGCGAGTACTTCAATGGCGGCACGGATCTCGGCTACAACCGAATGAATTTCCGCTGGGGCAACGTCGGCACCTTCCAGATCTCGCCCGGGTCGCACATGTGGCAGGTGGTCAGCAAGTACTACAAAGACAACAAGCTCGTCCCGATCACCATGAATTTCGGGGTGCCTCCGGCGGCCACGCTGCTTGCCGGAGCCGGCTTCGACTACGTGATCCTGCCGCAGGGCTGCGACGAGGTGGGCATCGCCGGCGCCGTGCAGGGGAGCCCCCTGCGGCTCGTCAAGGCGCGCACCGTCGACGCCTACGCGCTCGCCGACGCCGAGGTGGTGCTCGAAGGCTACGTCAACCCGCGGGACCGGCGCTTCGAGACCGCCGAGGCGGAGAAGGCCGGCATCCAGGGCCGCTTCCACTTCCACCCCGAATGGGCCGGCTACATGGGCAAGGCCTACAAGGCGCCGACCTTCCACGTGACCGCAGTGACGACGCGCCGGCGCGACTCCAAGCCGATCATTTTCCCGCTCGGAGTCCACACGCTCGACGACCACAACATCGACACCACGGTCCGCGAGGCGGCGATCTTCGAGCTGTGCGAGCGGATGCAGCCCGGCATCATCATGGACGTCAACATCCCCTACTGCATGACCGACTGGGGAGGGGCGATCATCCAGGTGAGAAAGCGCAACCGGATCGAGGAAGGGTGGCAGCGCAACTTCATGGCCGCCATCCTCGCCACCTCCCAGGGGTCCCGGCTCGTCATCGCCGTCAGCGAGGACACCGACCCCTACGACATGGACGACATCATGTGGTGCCTCACCACACGCGTCAACCCCAAGACCGACATCATCAATCCGCTGCCGGGCGGTCGCGGCCAGACCTTCATGCCGGCCGAGCGCATGACCGCCGGGGAAAAAGAATGGACCGCCTCGAACACGAGCTTCGAGGGCGGCATGGGCATCGATGCAACGGTCCCGTTCGGCTACGAGAACGACTTCATGCGGCCGGTCTACCCGGTGACGCGGGTCGATCTGAAGAAGTTCTTCAGCGAGAAGGACATCCAGAACGCGAAGTCCCGGATGCGCGGCTGGGTCCATTCGCTGGCTCGAACGGGCCGCTGA
- a CDS encoding glycerate kinase: protein MLSVSRLRKDARTIFEAAVRGADPAIALRRSVRTDRGALEIGGREYRFSNYRRVCVIGAGKASARMAEAVEALLGDRIVCGTVVVKYGHSVPLERIEVREAAHPIPDPEGVRAARAVAEVARQAGERDLVFCLWSGGGSALLVDPAPGVTLEDKQRLVDLLLRNGVPIEEINALRKHLSRIKGGQLARLAQPATVAAVILADVIGDPIGGVASGPTAPDPSTFADCLAILERHGLLARAPQAVLSRLESGARGEIEETPKPGEAIFERVHNVVIADNATALAAAKEAAEALGYHTWILTDPVTGEAREAGARHARTARAVRAGSMPLQPPACIISGGETTVTVRGPGRGGRNQEFALAFALEIDGLEGTVLLSAGTDGIDGPTDAAGAVADGQTAQRAAAAGIDPRGALERNDSYSVFRSLGDLIVTGPTRTNVMDVQLLLVG, encoded by the coding sequence ATGCTTTCCGTCTCCCGACTCCGAAAGGATGCGCGAACTATCTTCGAAGCGGCCGTTCGGGGAGCGGACCCCGCGATTGCACTGCGGCGCTCGGTTCGGACCGACCGCGGAGCTCTCGAGATCGGCGGGCGTGAATACCGGTTTTCGAACTACCGGCGCGTCTGCGTGATCGGGGCCGGCAAGGCGTCGGCCCGGATGGCTGAGGCTGTCGAAGCCTTGCTCGGCGACAGGATCGTCTGCGGCACGGTCGTCGTCAAGTACGGCCATTCGGTTCCGCTCGAGCGCATCGAGGTGCGCGAAGCGGCCCATCCGATTCCCGACCCGGAGGGTGTGCGAGCCGCGCGTGCCGTCGCCGAAGTCGCGCGGCAAGCGGGAGAACGCGACCTCGTCTTTTGCCTCTGGTCGGGCGGCGGATCGGCGTTGCTCGTCGACCCCGCCCCGGGCGTCACGCTGGAGGACAAGCAGCGGCTCGTCGATTTGCTTCTGCGCAACGGCGTGCCGATCGAGGAGATCAACGCGCTGCGCAAGCATCTCTCCCGGATCAAGGGAGGGCAGCTGGCGCGGCTCGCACAACCCGCGACCGTGGCCGCGGTGATCCTGGCGGACGTGATCGGTGATCCGATCGGAGGCGTCGCCTCGGGGCCCACCGCACCCGATCCCTCGACCTTCGCCGATTGCCTCGCGATCCTGGAACGACACGGGCTCCTGGCTCGAGCGCCGCAAGCGGTCCTTTCCAGGCTCGAAAGCGGGGCTCGAGGCGAGATCGAGGAGACCCCCAAGCCCGGAGAGGCGATCTTCGAGCGCGTGCACAACGTCGTCATCGCCGACAACGCCACGGCGCTGGCGGCGGCAAAGGAGGCCGCGGAAGCGCTCGGCTACCATACGTGGATCCTCACCGATCCGGTGACCGGCGAGGCGAGAGAAGCCGGCGCGCGCCACGCGCGAACCGCCAGGGCGGTTCGCGCCGGCTCGATGCCGCTTCAGCCGCCGGCGTGCATAATTTCCGGCGGTGAGACCACGGTGACGGTTCGCGGTCCGGGTCGAGGAGGGCGCAACCAGGAGTTCGCACTGGCTTTCGCCCTGGAGATCGACGGTCTCGAAGGCACGGTGCTCCTGAGCGCCGGCACCGACGGCATCGACGGCCCCACCGACGCCGCGGGAGCCGTGGCCGACGGCCAGACGGCGCAGCGCGCGGCCGCGGCGGGCATCGATCCGCGGGGCGCGCTGGAACGCAACGATTCCTATTCCGTCTTCCGCTCGCTCGGGGATCTGATCGTGACCGGTCCGACGCGTACCAACGTCATGGACGTCCAGCTGTTGCTCGTCGGCTGA
- a CDS encoding lytic transglycosylase domain-containing protein, translating to MEANRPSPAEPLLSWSVLAARLTLLGLLFVPAFLAQRYLPEPPEDPEPVAEAEHPKELVRIYSILRAHRPEVGETQAWTISEAIFHESSAYGFDPLLVSALIDVESEFQHQAVSPAGARGVMQLLPHVARALMKRLSRLGDGRAHREFRAEHLDDPVLNIKLGVYYLHDLRRSFRSLKLALAAYNLGPTEMRYRLENSVEFPEEFAAAVLSRYEKLKRIKPPEL from the coding sequence ATGGAAGCCAACCGCCCATCGCCAGCCGAGCCTTTGCTCTCGTGGAGCGTCCTCGCCGCCCGCCTGACGCTGCTCGGGCTGCTGTTCGTTCCCGCGTTTCTCGCGCAGCGCTATCTGCCCGAGCCGCCGGAGGATCCGGAGCCGGTCGCCGAGGCGGAGCACCCCAAGGAGCTGGTGCGGATCTACTCGATCTTGAGAGCGCACCGGCCGGAGGTCGGCGAAACCCAGGCGTGGACGATCTCGGAGGCGATCTTTCACGAAAGCTCCGCTTACGGTTTCGACCCGCTGCTGGTCTCCGCCCTGATCGATGTCGAGAGCGAGTTCCAGCACCAGGCGGTCTCCCCCGCGGGAGCGCGCGGAGTCATGCAACTTTTGCCCCACGTGGCCCGCGCGCTGATGAAAAGGCTGTCCCGCCTGGGCGACGGGAGAGCTCACCGCGAGTTCAGGGCAGAACACCTCGACGACCCGGTGCTCAACATCAAGCTCGGCGTCTACTACCTGCACGATCTGAGGCGGAGCTTTCGCAGCCTCAAGCTCGCGCTCGCCGCCTACAATCTCGGCCCCACGGAAATGCGCTACCGTCTGGAGAACAGCGTCGAGTTCCCGGAGGAGTTTGCCGCTGCGGTGCTTTCACGGTATGAAAAGCTGAAGCGGATCAAGCCGCCGGAGCTCTGA
- the proC gene encoding pyrroline-5-carboxylate reductase, with product MLQEKIGVIGAGKIGSAILRGVLNARLVEPKRLIASAPSEERRRALAAELGIALTAENREVCDFADVVFLAVKPQVADAVLDEISGHVTEAKLVVSVAAGVPCRRIEARLGKPARVVRVMTNTPCVVGAAASCYAAGSRATPEDLRKVGTILSSVGIALNVPERYLDAVTGLSGSGPAYVFLFIEALADGGVQAGLARDAALKLALQTVYGAAKLALESGRHVGQLKDEVTSPGGTTIAGLYALERKGFRGTVMDAVVHATRRSEELGRES from the coding sequence ATGCTGCAAGAAAAAATCGGCGTCATCGGCGCGGGAAAGATCGGCTCGGCGATTCTCAGGGGCGTCCTGAACGCCCGCCTTGTCGAACCCAAAAGGCTCATCGCAAGCGCGCCGAGCGAGGAGCGGCGGCGCGCCCTGGCGGCCGAGCTCGGTATCGCGCTCACCGCGGAGAACCGCGAGGTTTGCGACTTCGCGGACGTCGTCTTTCTTGCGGTCAAGCCGCAGGTGGCGGACGCGGTTCTGGACGAGATTTCCGGCCACGTCACGGAGGCCAAGCTGGTGGTATCCGTGGCCGCGGGAGTGCCCTGCCGCAGGATCGAGGCCCGGCTGGGCAAGCCGGCGCGAGTCGTCCGCGTGATGACCAACACTCCGTGCGTCGTCGGAGCCGCGGCTTCCTGCTACGCCGCCGGGAGCCGGGCGACGCCGGAGGATCTTCGAAAAGTCGGGACGATTCTTTCCAGCGTCGGCATTGCGCTCAACGTCCCGGAACGCTACCTCGACGCCGTTACCGGGTTGAGCGGCAGCGGGCCGGCTTACGTCTTTCTTTTCATCGAAGCCCTCGCCGACGGCGGAGTGCAGGCCGGGCTGGCTCGCGACGCGGCGCTGAAGCTCGCGCTGCAGACGGTTTATGGAGCGGCGAAGCTCGCGCTGGAAAGCGGCAGGCACGTGGGTCAGCTCAAGGACGAGGTCACTTCCCCGGGCGGAACCACGATCGCGGGCCTTTACGCGCTCGAGCGCAAGGGATTTCGGGGAACGGTGATGGACGCGGTCGTCCACGCCACCCGCCGTTCCGAAGAGCTGGGACGGGAGTCGTGA
- a CDS encoding 2-dehydropantoate 2-reductase, with protein sequence MPRAVLFVTDPRILVAGCGAIGSVFGCLLRAAGRRVALLGRRRHLDAIRSMGLRMDGLWGERRADGFELAESVEELSGRYDLAIVSVKSYDTAAIAAALRPLVDDKGVVLSAQNGLGNLQTLADVFGADRTLGASILVGAELPEPGRVTVTVQAAPIVIGPLEVSDCVAMERVHRWISLLRAADVPCEPTARILGYVWGKVLYNAPLNALGALLEVPYGALAENPELRTIMDGVIDEIFAVARARGVELLWTSADEYRSWFYGHLVPSTYHHHGSMLQDFRQRRRTEIDAINGAVWRYGRETGVPTPYNEALTRLVREREKRFTQARPAGSAPPQEHA encoded by the coding sequence GTGCCGCGAGCCGTGCTCTTCGTCACCGATCCCAGGATACTTGTCGCCGGATGCGGCGCCATCGGTTCGGTCTTCGGCTGCCTCCTGCGGGCTGCCGGGCGCCGGGTTGCGCTGCTCGGCCGGCGCCGCCACCTCGACGCGATTCGCTCGATGGGGCTGCGGATGGACGGGCTCTGGGGAGAGCGCCGGGCCGACGGCTTCGAGCTGGCAGAATCGGTGGAGGAGCTGAGCGGCCGTTACGATCTCGCGATCGTGAGCGTGAAGTCGTACGATACCGCTGCGATCGCTGCCGCCCTGCGCCCCCTCGTTGACGACAAGGGCGTGGTGCTTTCCGCCCAGAACGGCCTCGGCAACCTGCAGACGCTCGCCGACGTCTTCGGCGCGGACCGCACGCTGGGAGCGAGCATTCTCGTTGGCGCCGAGCTCCCGGAGCCAGGGCGCGTGACCGTAACCGTCCAGGCCGCGCCGATTGTGATCGGCCCCCTGGAGGTCTCCGACTGCGTCGCAATGGAGCGCGTGCACCGCTGGATTTCCCTGCTGCGGGCCGCCGACGTCCCGTGCGAGCCGACGGCGCGAATTCTCGGTTACGTGTGGGGGAAGGTTCTCTACAACGCGCCGCTCAACGCCCTGGGCGCCCTGCTGGAAGTGCCTTATGGAGCGCTCGCGGAGAATCCCGAGCTCAGGACGATCATGGACGGCGTCATCGACGAGATCTTTGCCGTGGCCCGCGCGCGCGGCGTGGAGTTGCTATGGACGTCGGCGGACGAATACCGGTCGTGGTTTTACGGCCATCTCGTACCGTCCACTTACCACCATCACGGCTCCATGCTGCAGGATTTTCGGCAGCGGCGGCGAACCGAGATCGACGCCATCAACGGGGCCGTGTGGCGCTACGGCCGGGAGACCGGCGTCCCGACTCCCTACAACGAAGCGTTGACGCGTCTGGTGCGCGAGCGCGAGAAACGATTCACGCAAGCGCGGCCCGCCGGCTCGGCGCCGCCCCAGGAGCACGCATGA